In a genomic window of Deltaproteobacteria bacterium:
- a CDS encoding response regulator, whose protein sequence is MDDFRRRSVTGEHRAAIDELIRLEERNVAGQLGEGDRARWLALTERLFGSRADDRRRFFRIQTHRHAELLLPEGPLRVRATSISAGGVFLETATPDPTLVGKTVELVLLLPMAKERQLLFRVLVRWVSPATAATPGLGVEFVEPTSEQLHLLLEHLRAHLLWLLELSQEKYHFFFQHSADLAILLDGQGQIRDLNLAGSELLGLSAPQLLGSPLERLVVPSSHASVRQALVVAIDQEQRLPGLQLLTAEGQAIPVDAALIPFNVQDLQLGVILVAQDLRHRRAFEDKQRAVERRLFESHKLATIGQITAGIAHDINNPLAYILSNLTQLDDYLEPLLKLTAQAKALGPASPVEPALLEEMEQVLPELISDCLEGSRRIRDILREIKDFTRVDTEAIVRVELNDALDAAIRMVNNLIKHRARLERAYAPGLPATHCNFGRLSQVFLNLLTNAAQAFDTVDLENNRIRVSTALVDGKLQLQVADNGRGIPPEMVKLIFQPFFTTRRREGGTGLGLSIAKESAQSLGGDLSVTSTVGVGTCFTLTLPVREDQVRVVPAAIRDAAPPRRRKLLMIDDEEAVLRGFRRVLSGEFEIQSTSSPRAALELVAEHPFDVILCDVMMPELSGLEFHRRLQANLPEQAARIVFITGGTFTPEEEQQLRAMANPVLAKPIEPAELAQILHQVGSAA, encoded by the coding sequence ATGGACGACTTTCGCCGCAGGTCGGTGACCGGCGAGCATCGCGCCGCCATCGACGAGCTGATACGGCTCGAAGAACGCAACGTCGCCGGCCAGCTCGGCGAAGGGGATCGCGCCCGGTGGCTCGCCCTCACCGAGCGGCTTTTCGGCTCGCGCGCCGACGATCGGCGCCGCTTCTTCCGCATCCAGACCCATCGCCACGCGGAGCTGCTGCTCCCGGAGGGGCCCCTGCGGGTGCGCGCCACGTCGATCAGCGCGGGGGGAGTCTTCCTCGAGACGGCGACGCCCGACCCGACGCTGGTCGGAAAGACCGTCGAGCTCGTGCTGCTGCTCCCTATGGCCAAGGAGCGCCAGCTGCTCTTCCGCGTGCTGGTGCGGTGGGTCTCGCCCGCTACGGCGGCCACCCCGGGACTGGGGGTGGAGTTCGTCGAGCCCACCTCGGAGCAGCTCCACCTGCTCCTCGAGCACCTCCGAGCGCACCTCCTGTGGCTGCTCGAGCTCTCGCAGGAGAAGTACCACTTCTTCTTCCAGCACTCCGCCGACCTGGCCATCCTGCTCGACGGACAGGGGCAGATCCGGGACCTCAACCTCGCCGGGTCGGAGCTGCTCGGGCTGAGCGCCCCGCAGCTCCTCGGCTCGCCGCTCGAGCGGCTGGTCGTCCCGTCGAGCCACGCGAGCGTCCGCCAGGCCCTGGTGGTGGCGATCGATCAGGAGCAGCGCCTGCCGGGGCTTCAGCTCCTGACGGCCGAGGGGCAGGCCATCCCCGTCGACGCGGCGCTCATCCCGTTCAACGTGCAGGACCTGCAGCTCGGCGTGATCCTCGTCGCGCAGGACCTGCGGCATCGTCGCGCGTTCGAGGACAAGCAGCGCGCGGTGGAGCGGCGTCTCTTCGAATCCCACAAGCTCGCCACCATCGGGCAGATCACTGCCGGCATCGCGCACGACATCAACAATCCCCTGGCGTACATCCTGTCGAATCTGACCCAGCTCGACGACTACCTCGAACCCTTGCTCAAGCTCACCGCCCAGGCGAAGGCCCTCGGCCCGGCGTCCCCCGTGGAGCCCGCCCTGCTCGAGGAGATGGAGCAGGTGCTCCCCGAGCTGATCAGCGATTGCCTCGAGGGGAGCCGCCGCATCCGCGACATCCTTCGCGAGATAAAGGACTTCACCCGCGTCGACACCGAGGCCATCGTGCGCGTGGAGCTCAACGACGCGCTCGACGCCGCGATTCGCATGGTGAACAACCTGATCAAACACCGGGCGCGGCTGGAGCGGGCGTACGCGCCGGGACTTCCGGCCACGCACTGCAACTTCGGGCGACTGAGCCAGGTATTCCTGAACCTGCTGACCAACGCCGCCCAGGCGTTCGATACGGTGGATCTGGAGAACAACCGCATCCGGGTCTCCACGGCGCTCGTGGACGGCAAGCTCCAGCTCCAGGTGGCGGACAACGGCCGCGGCATCCCGCCGGAGATGGTGAAGCTCATCTTCCAGCCCTTCTTCACCACGCGACGACGCGAGGGGGGCACGGGCCTCGGACTATCGATCGCCAAGGAGAGCGCCCAGTCGCTCGGCGGCGATCTGTCGGTGACCTCCACCGTCGGGGTGGGGACCTGCTTCACCCTCACCTTGCCGGTGCGCGAGGATCAGGTGCGAGTCGTGCCAGCGGCGATCCGCGACGCCGCACCTCCGCGGCGCCGCAAGCTGCTCATGATCGACGACGAAGAGGCGGTTCTGCGGGGCTTCCGCCGCGTGCTCTCCGGCGAGTTCGAGATCCAGAGCACGAGCTCGCCCCGGGCGGCGCTCGAGCTGGTCGCGGAGCATCCCTTCGACGTGATCCTCTGCGACGTGATGATGCCCGAGCTCTCGGGGCTCGAATTCCACCGGCGCCTGCAGGCGAACCTGCCGGAGCAGGCGGCCCGCATCGTCTTCATCACGGGCGGCACCTTCACTCCCGAGGAGGAGCAGCAGCTCCGCGCCATGGCCAACCCCGTCCTGGCCAAGCCCATCGAGCCAGCAGAGCTGGCGCAAATCCTCCACCAGGTAGGCAGCGCGGCCTGA
- a CDS encoding MFS transporter has translation MQSADPPEARLRSWRLRVFAGTWLSYAGYYFCRKPFYKVKGTLTVERGLSAATLGTIGSAYLVTYALGQFVAAAIGGRLGARRLLLVGMLASVLLNALAGLLPGTTALLLLMGANGLAQGTGWAGNVGTMAHWTRRSERGTIMGLWSTCYQAGGLAAGLWAAFLVGHYGWQWSFLGGAAALLLITALFGLLQRNRPEDVGLAPLEPPVGERAGPGPHDAEATEAASRGWPRSVWFTLGLMSAAYFAIKYVRYALQSWAAYFLQLNFRLSSAHAGYLADLFEAGGTAGVIVAGRLSDRRFGGRRTPVILLLLVGLALACLFLWLVGVRSVPLFALSLGLVGFLLYGPDSLLSAAGAIDVGSQAGALRASGLINGIGAVGSILQELVIGELYVRRAGHLGLIFGSLLLAASVALACMLWVAHRNRRGLSNL, from the coding sequence ATGCAATCGGCCGACCCACCCGAGGCGCGTCTTCGGAGCTGGCGCCTCCGCGTCTTCGCCGGGACCTGGCTCTCCTACGCGGGCTACTACTTCTGTCGCAAGCCCTTCTACAAGGTGAAGGGGACCCTCACCGTCGAGCGAGGGCTCTCGGCCGCGACCCTCGGCACCATCGGCAGCGCGTACCTCGTCACCTACGCCCTCGGGCAGTTCGTCGCCGCCGCCATCGGCGGCCGCCTCGGCGCGCGCCGGTTGCTCCTCGTCGGCATGCTGGCCTCCGTGCTCCTCAACGCCCTCGCCGGCCTCCTCCCCGGAACCACCGCGCTGCTCCTGCTCATGGGGGCCAACGGCCTGGCGCAGGGCACCGGCTGGGCCGGGAACGTCGGGACCATGGCCCACTGGACCCGCCGGAGCGAGCGGGGAACGATCATGGGGCTCTGGTCCACCTGCTACCAGGCCGGTGGGCTCGCCGCAGGCCTCTGGGCTGCGTTTCTCGTCGGGCACTACGGCTGGCAGTGGTCCTTCCTCGGTGGCGCCGCGGCGCTCCTCCTCATCACGGCGCTCTTCGGCCTCTTGCAGCGCAACCGCCCCGAGGACGTCGGGCTGGCGCCTCTCGAGCCCCCCGTCGGGGAGCGCGCCGGGCCAGGCCCGCACGACGCGGAGGCCACCGAGGCCGCCTCTCGCGGCTGGCCGCGGTCGGTCTGGTTCACGCTAGGGCTCATGAGCGCCGCCTACTTCGCCATCAAATACGTGCGCTACGCGCTGCAGAGCTGGGCCGCGTACTTCCTCCAGCTCAACTTCCGCCTCTCGTCGGCCCACGCCGGCTACCTGGCCGACCTCTTCGAGGCCGGGGGAACCGCGGGGGTCATCGTGGCCGGTCGCCTCTCGGACCGCCGCTTCGGCGGGCGCCGCACGCCGGTCATCCTGCTCCTCCTCGTGGGCCTCGCGCTGGCGTGCCTCTTCCTCTGGCTCGTGGGGGTCCGCTCCGTGCCGCTCTTCGCGCTCAGCCTGGGCCTGGTCGGCTTCCTGCTCTACGGTCCCGACAGCCTCCTCTCGGCGGCGGGGGCCATCGACGTGGGGAGTCAAGCCGGCGCGCTCCGAGCCTCGGGCCTCATCAACGGTATCGGGGCCGTGGGCTCGATCCTGCAGGAGCTCGTGATCGGCGAGCTCTACGTCCGGCGCGCGGGGCATCTGGGGCTCATCTTCGGCTCGCTGCTCCTCGCGGCGAGCGTGGCCCTCGCCTGCATGCTCTGGGTCGCCCACCGCAACCGCCGGGGCCTCTCGAACCTGTGA
- a CDS encoding class II glutamine amidotransferase produces the protein MTHIRREVQLSQLLAMSFDSPASPAITLKHVVSHKPHDPYGWGFAWYPSGDYAALVIKDPTTIGDNSMTRMLRDWERFRATAFVCHLRGAAQRIRQEDTHPFCRSYAGRDWIIAHNGDLEGDLKRELPLGEDPTFEPVGHTDTEHAFCWLLTMIRSHHARSLADVGWPRLHEWLQRLDELGTANFVFTDGHDLAVYNDQGLVNQLHYIRRQPPHERMVLETEELSLDLSHALDVNRTAVLVATHPLSDEEWRPMQAGQLLVLRRGTILWDSHGEKATPTARVRGAGPLQARPTLSLRRPDERVLTVTHETVYGYEEPVERSNHLFRLHPVHDLAQEVLETELEISADGVRRDFEDVFGNHVTRLEIEQPFSEMRILARSRVRLLGGRLMDLQLPVRRHTIPLVWMPWQRQMMQAYLLPPELAETQLRELSEYAMSFVERHDYDLVETLIDINETIHREYAYVQGSTSVHTTPWEVYVDRQGVCQDFANLFICLARLLNIPARYRVGYIYTGGSYENKVQSEASHAWVELYFSWLGWRGFDPTNGCLAGLDHVRVACGRNYRDATPTSGTIYKGGGKETLEVSVRVDEESPDSP, from the coding sequence ATGACGCACATCCGCCGCGAGGTCCAGCTCAGCCAGCTCCTCGCCATGTCCTTCGACAGCCCCGCCTCTCCCGCCATCACCTTGAAGCACGTGGTGAGCCACAAGCCGCACGACCCGTACGGCTGGGGCTTCGCCTGGTACCCGAGCGGAGACTACGCGGCGCTGGTGATCAAGGACCCCACGACGATCGGCGACAACAGCATGACGCGGATGCTGCGGGACTGGGAACGCTTCCGCGCGACCGCCTTCGTCTGTCACCTGCGCGGAGCGGCCCAGCGCATCCGGCAAGAGGACACGCATCCCTTCTGCCGCAGCTACGCGGGACGCGACTGGATCATCGCGCACAACGGCGACCTCGAGGGCGACCTGAAGCGCGAGCTGCCGCTCGGGGAGGACCCGACCTTCGAGCCCGTGGGGCACACCGACACGGAGCACGCCTTCTGCTGGCTGCTCACGATGATTCGCAGCCATCACGCGCGCAGCCTCGCGGACGTGGGCTGGCCGCGTCTCCACGAGTGGCTCCAGCGCCTGGACGAGCTCGGCACGGCGAACTTCGTCTTCACCGACGGACACGACCTGGCGGTCTACAACGACCAGGGCCTCGTGAATCAGCTCCACTACATCCGGCGGCAGCCCCCGCACGAGCGGATGGTGCTCGAGACCGAGGAGCTCTCGCTCGACCTGAGCCACGCGCTGGACGTCAATCGTACCGCCGTGCTCGTGGCCACCCACCCTCTCTCCGACGAGGAGTGGCGCCCGATGCAGGCGGGCCAGCTGCTCGTGCTACGGCGCGGCACCATCCTCTGGGACAGCCACGGCGAGAAGGCCACGCCGACCGCGCGGGTCCGCGGCGCGGGCCCCCTTCAGGCCCGTCCCACCCTCTCCCTCCGCCGCCCCGACGAGCGCGTGCTCACGGTGACCCACGAGACGGTCTACGGCTACGAGGAGCCGGTGGAGCGGAGCAACCACCTCTTCCGCCTGCACCCCGTGCACGACCTGGCGCAGGAGGTGCTCGAGACGGAGCTCGAGATCTCGGCCGACGGGGTGCGCCGCGATTTCGAGGATGTGTTCGGAAACCACGTCACGCGCCTGGAAATAGAACAACCATTCTCCGAGATGCGGATCCTGGCCCGCTCCCGGGTGCGCCTCCTCGGGGGGCGGCTGATGGACCTGCAGCTCCCCGTCCGGCGCCACACCATCCCCCTGGTCTGGATGCCCTGGCAGCGGCAGATGATGCAGGCCTACCTGCTCCCGCCGGAGCTCGCCGAGACGCAGCTGCGCGAGCTCTCCGAGTACGCCATGAGCTTCGTCGAGCGCCACGACTACGACCTGGTAGAGACGCTCATCGACATCAACGAGACGATCCACCGCGAGTACGCCTACGTGCAGGGCTCGACGAGCGTCCACACCACCCCGTGGGAGGTCTACGTGGACCGCCAGGGGGTCTGCCAGGACTTCGCCAACCTCTTCATCTGCCTGGCGCGGCTGCTGAACATCCCGGCGCGCTACCGCGTGGGCTACATCTACACGGGCGGCAGCTACGAGAACAAGGTGCAGTCCGAGGCCTCGCACGCCTGGGTAGAGCTCTACTTCTCGTGGCTCGGGTGGCGCGGCTTCGACCCGACGAACGGCTGCCTCGCCGGCCTCGACCACGTGCGCGTGGCCTGCGGGCGCAACTACCGCGACGCGACGCCGACCTCGGGCACTATCTACAAAGGGGGCGGCAAGGAGACGCTCGAGGTCTCGGTCCGCGTGGACGAGGAGAGCCCCGACTCACCATGA
- a CDS encoding alpha-E domain-containing protein, with protein sequence MISRVAESCFWLHRYLERMENTARMLEVNHWFLMDIHLPRHERWRPVLIVAGEQPRFDAAFGTSASENGEDVQRYLTWDEECPVAIRTSLRGARENARTIRDTISHEMWEALNGLWIWAESSAARRLYEKDRTAFYAHVKESCQLFMGLCHNTMLHEEPFDFMRLGMLLERAGQTARILDVKHHQLGNGSSGHEGPADLAQWIAILRACSAYESFFRRSRGLVTGRAVAEFLLLEPAFPRTVLHCLDRAWNFLRRIRPREPAHVGAHSAALLSRLLDSLKGRTMAELLEKDIHQELTRVIDDASAVCLAIHEDYFDPALPAAMGAP encoded by the coding sequence ATGATCTCGCGGGTCGCCGAGTCCTGCTTCTGGCTGCACCGCTACCTCGAGCGCATGGAGAACACCGCCCGCATGCTCGAGGTGAACCACTGGTTCCTGATGGACATCCACCTGCCGCGCCACGAGCGATGGCGGCCGGTCCTCATCGTCGCGGGCGAGCAGCCGCGCTTCGACGCCGCCTTCGGCACGAGCGCCTCCGAGAACGGCGAGGACGTCCAGCGCTACCTGACCTGGGACGAGGAGTGCCCGGTCGCGATTCGCACCTCGCTGCGCGGCGCGCGAGAGAACGCCCGCACCATCCGGGACACCATCAGCCACGAGATGTGGGAGGCGCTCAACGGGCTCTGGATCTGGGCCGAGTCGAGCGCCGCGCGGCGCCTCTACGAGAAGGACCGCACCGCCTTCTACGCGCACGTCAAGGAGTCCTGCCAGCTCTTCATGGGGCTCTGCCACAACACCATGCTCCACGAGGAGCCCTTCGACTTCATGCGCCTCGGCATGCTCCTCGAGCGCGCGGGACAGACGGCCCGCATCCTCGACGTGAAGCACCACCAGCTCGGCAACGGCAGCAGCGGCCACGAAGGCCCGGCGGACCTCGCGCAATGGATCGCCATCCTCCGCGCCTGCTCGGCCTACGAGTCGTTCTTCCGGCGCAGTCGCGGCCTGGTCACGGGGCGCGCGGTGGCCGAGTTCCTGCTGCTCGAGCCGGCCTTCCCGCGCACCGTCCTCCACTGCCTTGACCGGGCGTGGAACTTCCTGCGGCGCATCCGGCCGCGCGAGCCGGCCCACGTGGGAGCTCACTCGGCCGCGCTCCTCTCCCGGCTCCTCGACAGCCTGAAGGGCCGCACCATGGCCGAGCTCCTCGAGAAGGACATCCACCAGGAGCTCACCCGGGTCATCGACGATGCCTCGGCGGTCTGCCTGGCGATCCATGAGGACTACTTCGATCCGGCGCTTCCGGCCGCGATGGGAGCTCCATGA
- a CDS encoding circularly permuted type 2 ATP-grasp protein yields the protein MTRPIRPLRAAGGSLVPSLFETYRPVDGSFDELFLADGTPRPEALQVVRLFETLGPTELRSRQRLADLLFLKHGITFSVYSDERGVERIFPFDLIPRTIAPLEWQRLRRGLEQRVAALNAFLADVYGDQRILDEGRIPRELVEGSRGYLRVLRGIRPPGGVYVHVAGIDLIRRPDGAFVVLEDNIRTPSGVSYVLENRSVMKRVHPQIFDSAHVAPVDEYPLRLRAALDSLSPRGAGEARTVVLTPGPYNSAYFEHCFLARQMGCELVHGQDLFVWNDRVYVKTTRGPAPVDVIYRRIDDAFIDPEVFRPDSLLGVPGLVKAYTRGNLALANALGNGVADDKAVYAFVPEMIRFYLAEEPVLDQVATFLCADPAQCEHVLQNISSLVVKAVDESGGYGMLMGPQATAAQLEAHRERIRANPRGYIAQPLVELSTCPTWCGQRVAPRRVDLRPYVVTGRSSWVLPGGLTRVALVDGSYVVNSSQGGGSKDTWVLEEVER from the coding sequence ATGACGCGTCCCATACGCCCCCTTCGCGCGGCCGGCGGCTCCCTGGTGCCGAGCCTCTTCGAAACCTACCGACCGGTCGACGGGAGCTTCGACGAGCTCTTCCTGGCCGACGGCACCCCCCGTCCCGAGGCGCTCCAGGTCGTGCGCCTCTTCGAGACGCTCGGCCCGACCGAGCTCCGCAGCCGGCAGCGCCTCGCGGACCTGCTCTTCCTCAAGCACGGGATCACCTTCTCGGTCTACTCCGACGAACGCGGCGTCGAGCGCATCTTCCCCTTCGACCTGATTCCCCGGACCATCGCGCCTCTCGAGTGGCAACGCCTGCGCCGCGGGCTCGAGCAGCGGGTGGCGGCGCTCAACGCCTTCCTCGCCGACGTCTACGGCGACCAGCGCATCCTCGACGAGGGGCGCATTCCTCGGGAGCTCGTGGAGGGCTCGCGCGGCTACCTGCGGGTGCTCCGCGGGATCCGCCCCCCGGGCGGCGTCTACGTCCACGTGGCCGGCATCGACCTCATCCGGCGGCCCGACGGCGCCTTCGTGGTCCTCGAGGACAACATCCGCACCCCCTCGGGCGTCTCCTACGTGCTCGAGAACCGTTCGGTGATGAAGCGGGTGCACCCGCAGATCTTCGACAGCGCCCACGTCGCGCCGGTGGACGAGTACCCGCTGCGCCTCAGGGCCGCGCTCGACTCGCTCTCTCCGCGGGGGGCGGGGGAGGCGCGGACCGTCGTATTGACCCCGGGCCCCTACAACTCGGCCTACTTCGAGCACTGCTTCCTCGCCCGGCAGATGGGGTGCGAGCTCGTGCACGGCCAGGACCTCTTCGTCTGGAACGACCGTGTGTACGTCAAGACCACGCGGGGGCCGGCGCCCGTGGACGTGATCTACCGCCGCATCGACGACGCCTTCATCGACCCGGAGGTCTTCCGGCCGGACAGCCTGCTCGGCGTCCCGGGCCTCGTGAAGGCCTACACCCGCGGCAACCTGGCCCTCGCCAACGCGCTCGGCAACGGAGTGGCCGACGACAAGGCGGTCTACGCCTTCGTCCCCGAGATGATCCGCTTCTACCTGGCGGAGGAGCCCGTGCTCGACCAGGTCGCAACCTTCCTCTGCGCCGACCCGGCGCAATGCGAACATGTGCTCCAGAATATCTCCTCGCTTGTCGTGAAGGCCGTCGACGAGTCGGGGGGCTACGGCATGCTGATGGGCCCGCAGGCGACCGCCGCCCAGCTGGAGGCGCACCGCGAACGAATACGCGCCAACCCACGCGGCTACATCGCCCAACCCCTCGTCGAGCTCTCCACCTGTCCCACCTGGTGCGGCCAGCGCGTCGCCCCGCGGCGGGTCGACCTGCGCCCGTACGTCGTGACCGGTCGCTCGAGCTGGGTCCTCCCCGGGGGCCTCACCCGGGTGGCCCTGGTGGACGGCTCGTACGTCGTGAACTCCAGCCAGGGGGGCGGGTCGAAGGACACCTGGGTGCTCGAGGAGGTGGAGCGATGA
- a CDS encoding transglutaminase family protein, producing the protein MRIRLKHQTRYGYADGVALGPHWVRLRPADHSPARLLSYNLQVDPRCEVRWQQDPWGNRVARLTFPEGATTSRLGLTVDAALELVPVNPFDFFVDDRCRELPFVYPDGLREELEPFLDSVRPGPRLAAWTAGLPARGYVVDYLVALNRRVASDVRYILRQEPGVQKSEETLERGSGSCRDSALLLVDALRAQGLAARFVSGYLIQLVDEGIIPGERKGVASDVLDLHAWAEVFVPGAGWIGLDGTSGLLCGEGHIPLASATTPELAAPVSGTASGEAVEFSCRMEVTRLGHESRPRKPYTDEVWREIVAAGEFVDAQLASSGLALTSGGEPTWTSREHPRAPEWNAEALGPTKWTHALRFASALRGPVGRGALVLQRQGKQYPGESLPRFAIDLWWREDGVPIWREASRLVLPAGGPGAVESDGLEAAARFGAALTARLGVPANWLPAYEDPWPAILAEENLPLDVDPLDADLSSAEERRRLARLLAPGLGEPVGFVLPVRRTGSGWATSAWRFRRRNLFLLPGDGPIGLRLPLDRLEGSAEPCFEADTTVAPAPFAFDPRSRQAQRAVETAASPVATTQPRTSVSRTALCLEPRDGLLRVFLPPLPEAESFLELVAAVEDAATECELSVSLEGYPPPVDPRLRVCVVSPDPGVLEVNVPVSRSFAEYTRWMELLADAANHAGLSTEKFQLDGREVGSGGGHHLTLGGPSTVESPFLLRPELLGALLTYVQRHPALSFLFTGLFVGPTSQAPRVDEARHDALYELELAISRTAHEGQPPFPWLADRLFRNLLVDVAGSTHRTELCIDKLYSPAGTSGRQGIIELRAFEMPPHERMAAVQMLLVRAVVARCALTPPSGGLVRWGTQLHDRFMLPHYLWADLEDVVADLRLAGLPLTAEWFRPFLDYRFPILGRLEREGVVLELRNALEPWPVLGEEPTGATVSRFVDSSLERLQVRVEGLVPERHQVLVNGFALPLHPTGRADERVAGVRFRAWQPPHCLQPTIGMHHPVRFDLVDLWGRRSLGACTYHVWHPEGRAFDDSPLTASEAGARRRQRFTLEGHLPWPVEPKPTQPSPDYPYTLDLRLYPGARA; encoded by the coding sequence GTGCGGATTCGCCTCAAGCACCAAACGCGTTACGGCTACGCCGACGGCGTGGCTCTCGGCCCCCACTGGGTTCGCCTGCGTCCGGCGGACCACAGCCCGGCGCGGCTGCTCTCCTACAACCTTCAGGTGGACCCGCGGTGCGAGGTGCGCTGGCAACAGGATCCCTGGGGCAACCGGGTCGCGCGGCTCACCTTCCCCGAGGGGGCGACGACCTCCCGACTCGGTCTGACGGTGGACGCGGCGCTCGAGCTGGTGCCGGTCAATCCGTTCGACTTTTTCGTGGACGACCGATGTCGCGAGCTCCCCTTCGTCTACCCGGATGGGCTGCGCGAGGAGCTCGAGCCCTTTCTCGACAGCGTGCGTCCCGGGCCGCGCCTCGCGGCGTGGACGGCGGGCCTGCCCGCGCGCGGCTACGTGGTGGACTACCTCGTGGCGCTCAACCGGCGCGTGGCGTCCGACGTGCGCTACATCCTGCGGCAGGAGCCGGGGGTCCAGAAGAGCGAGGAGACGCTCGAGCGAGGCTCGGGGAGCTGCCGTGACTCGGCGCTGCTCCTGGTCGACGCGCTGCGCGCCCAGGGGCTCGCCGCGCGCTTCGTCAGCGGCTACCTGATCCAGCTCGTCGATGAAGGGATCATTCCCGGGGAGCGCAAGGGGGTCGCCTCCGACGTGCTCGACCTCCACGCCTGGGCCGAGGTCTTCGTCCCCGGTGCGGGGTGGATCGGTCTCGACGGGACGAGCGGTCTGCTCTGCGGCGAGGGGCACATCCCGCTCGCCAGCGCGACGACCCCCGAGCTCGCCGCCCCGGTCTCGGGGACGGCGAGCGGCGAGGCGGTGGAGTTCTCCTGCCGGATGGAGGTCACGCGACTCGGGCACGAATCGCGGCCACGCAAACCCTACACGGACGAGGTGTGGCGCGAGATCGTCGCCGCGGGGGAGTTCGTCGACGCGCAGCTCGCCTCGTCGGGGCTGGCGCTGACCTCGGGGGGCGAGCCCACCTGGACCTCCCGCGAGCATCCGCGCGCGCCGGAGTGGAACGCCGAGGCGCTCGGGCCGACCAAGTGGACCCACGCCCTGCGCTTCGCCTCCGCGCTGCGTGGGCCGGTGGGGCGGGGAGCGCTCGTGCTGCAGCGGCAGGGGAAGCAGTATCCGGGCGAGAGCCTGCCGCGCTTCGCGATCGACCTCTGGTGGCGCGAGGACGGCGTTCCGATCTGGCGGGAGGCGTCGCGCCTCGTCTTGCCGGCGGGGGGCCCCGGGGCGGTCGAGTCGGACGGGCTCGAGGCGGCCGCGCGCTTCGGTGCGGCGCTCACCGCGCGGCTAGGAGTGCCTGCGAACTGGCTGCCGGCCTACGAGGACCCCTGGCCCGCGATCCTGGCCGAGGAGAATCTGCCGCTCGATGTGGACCCGCTCGACGCTGACCTGTCGTCGGCCGAGGAGCGGCGGCGACTCGCGCGGCTGCTCGCGCCGGGCCTCGGCGAGCCGGTCGGGTTCGTGCTGCCCGTGCGGCGGACGGGGAGCGGCTGGGCCACGAGCGCGTGGCGGTTCCGGCGGCGCAACCTCTTCCTCCTGCCGGGGGACGGTCCGATCGGGCTGCGGCTCCCCCTCGACCGCCTCGAGGGGAGCGCGGAACCCTGCTTCGAGGCCGATACGACGGTCGCGCCCGCCCCCTTCGCCTTCGATCCCCGGTCGCGGCAGGCGCAACGCGCGGTCGAGACGGCCGCGTCGCCGGTCGCGACGACCCAGCCGCGGACGAGCGTCTCGCGGACGGCGCTCTGCCTCGAGCCGCGGGACGGACTCCTGCGCGTCTTCCTGCCGCCGCTGCCGGAGGCCGAGTCTTTTCTCGAGCTCGTCGCGGCCGTGGAGGACGCGGCGACCGAGTGCGAGCTCTCGGTGAGTCTCGAGGGCTACCCGCCTCCCGTAGACCCGCGACTGCGCGTCTGCGTCGTCTCGCCGGACCCCGGGGTCCTCGAGGTCAACGTCCCCGTCAGTCGCAGCTTCGCCGAGTACACCCGCTGGATGGAGCTCCTCGCCGACGCGGCGAACCACGCCGGGCTCAGCACGGAGAAGTTCCAGCTCGATGGCCGGGAGGTGGGGAGCGGCGGCGGGCACCACCTGACGCTCGGCGGGCCGAGCACCGTCGAGAGCCCGTTTCTCCTCCGGCCCGAGCTCCTCGGGGCGCTGCTCACCTACGTCCAGCGGCATCCCGCGCTCAGCTTCCTCTTCACCGGGCTCTTCGTCGGTCCGACGTCGCAGGCTCCGCGCGTCGACGAGGCGCGCCACGACGCGCTCTACGAGCTCGAGCTCGCCATCTCGCGCACGGCGCACGAGGGCCAGCCGCCCTTTCCGTGGCTCGCCGACCGTCTCTTCCGCAATCTCCTGGTCGACGTGGCGGGGAGCACGCACCGCACGGAGCTCTGCATCGACAAGCTCTACAGTCCGGCGGGGACGAGCGGGCGCCAGGGGATCATCGAGCTGCGCGCCTTCGAGATGCCGCCACACGAGCGCATGGCCGCGGTGCAGATGCTCCTCGTCCGCGCGGTCGTGGCCCGCTGTGCGCTGACCCCACCCTCGGGGGGGCTGGTGCGCTGGGGGACGCAGCTCCACGATCGCTTCATGCTCCCGCACTACCTGTGGGCCGACCTCGAGGACGTGGTCGCGGACCTCCGGCTTGCGGGGCTGCCGCTCACGGCGGAGTGGTTCAGGCCGTTTCTCGACTATCGCTTCCCGATCCTCGGGCGGCTCGAGCGCGAGGGGGTGGTCCTCGAGCTCCGCAACGCCCTCGAGCCGTGGCCGGTCCTCGGGGAGGAGCCCACGGGGGCCACGGTGAGCCGCTTCGTGGACTCGTCGCTCGAACGGTTGCAGGTGCGCGTCGAGGGGCTCGTGCCGGAGCGTCACCAGGTGCTCGTCAACGGATTCGCGCTGCCGCTGCACCCCACGGGGCGCGCGGACGAGCGCGTCGCGGGGGTTCGTTTTCGCGCCTGGCAGCCGCCGCACTGCTTGCAGCCGACCATCGGGATGCACCACCCGGTACGCTTCGACCTCGTCGACCTGTGGGGCCGGCGTTCCCTCGGCGCGTGCACCTATCACGTCTGGCACCCCGAAGGGCGCGCCTTCGACGACTCGCCCTTGACGGCCTCCGAGGCCGGAGCGCGGCGGCGACAGCGCTTCACGCTCGAGGGCCACCTGCCGTGGCCCGTCGAGCCGAAGCCCACGCAGCCGAGCCCCGACTATCCGTACACGCTGGACCTGCGGCTCTACCCGGGCGCGCGGGCGTAG